In Saccharicrinis fermentans DSM 9555 = JCM 21142, a genomic segment contains:
- a CDS encoding ExbD/TolR family protein, which yields MALKRRSKVDSGFSMSSMTDIVFLLLIFFMITSTMVTPPANKDLVLPKSDHQVSAKPNTTISVTKDLKYFIAGEEISFWKIERRLKEIMAAEPETYIALHVDETVPFSVVGKIRDIAIRNKYKLILATQAR from the coding sequence ATGGCTTTAAAAAGAAGAAGTAAAGTAGATTCCGGCTTTAGCATGTCGAGTATGACCGACATTGTGTTTTTGCTCTTGATATTCTTTATGATCACCTCTACCATGGTTACTCCACCGGCCAATAAGGACCTGGTTCTGCCCAAGAGCGACCATCAAGTATCGGCCAAGCCCAATACTACCATATCGGTGACAAAAGATTTGAAGTACTTTATTGCAGGAGAAGAGATTTCTTTTTGGAAAATAGAACGTCGATTGAAAGAAATTATGGCTGCCGAACCAGAAACATACATAGCGCTACATGTGGATGAAACAGTGCCTTTTTCTGTGGTTGGTAAAATCAGGGACATAGCCATCCGAAACAAATACAAACTTATTCTGGCCACACAAGCAAGATAA
- a CDS encoding ExbD/TolR family protein: MALKRRTKISASFSMSSMTDIVFLLLIFFMITSTMVHPNAIKLLIPKQATKKVVIEKFINARVSSAGNFYVNNKRVSEATLEDALLKTFNSSDKTFIKLRTDKNAPTGEVAKVLDIAESHQIKVVLDIR; this comes from the coding sequence ATGGCTTTAAAAAGAAGAACCAAAATAAGTGCCAGTTTCAGCATGTCAAGTATGACGGACATCGTGTTTTTGTTACTGATATTTTTTATGATAACATCCACCATGGTGCATCCCAATGCCATCAAATTATTAATACCGAAACAGGCAACTAAAAAAGTGGTGATTGAAAAGTTTATCAATGCCCGCGTTTCGTCTGCTGGTAATTTTTATGTGAACAACAAAAGAGTGTCGGAAGCGACCTTGGAAGATGCACTGCTGAAAACATTTAATTCCAGTGATAAAACATTCATTAAATTGAGAACCGATAAAAATGCGCCTACCGGAGAGGTGGCCAAAGTGTTAGACATTGCTGAATCGCATCAAATAAAAGTAGTATTGGATATTAGGTAG
- a CDS encoding MotA/TolQ/ExbB proton channel family protein → MNPILLIQNATEQTAELAEAVAENQMNYIDMAIKGGWIMIPLVLLSFVAVYIFFERYFAIKKAASEDLSFMNKMKEYIHEGKIDSAYSLCQQVDNPVSRMIEKGISRIGRPLQDVNTAIENVGNLEISRLEKGLPTLATVAGGAPMIGFLGTVIGMIKAFFDMANAGNNIDVSLLSSGIYTAMVTTVTGLVVGIIAYFAYNFLVARVEKVVFKLEARTMEFMDLLNEPAA, encoded by the coding sequence ATGAATCCTATATTATTGATACAAAATGCAACGGAACAAACTGCTGAACTGGCAGAAGCTGTTGCTGAAAACCAAATGAATTATATTGACATGGCTATTAAAGGTGGATGGATTATGATTCCACTGGTTCTTCTTTCTTTTGTGGCTGTTTATATCTTCTTTGAAAGATATTTTGCCATCAAAAAAGCAGCTTCGGAAGATTTAAGCTTCATGAATAAAATGAAAGAATATATCCATGAAGGAAAAATTGACTCCGCTTACTCCCTTTGTCAACAAGTGGATAATCCAGTTAGCCGCATGATCGAAAAAGGAATTAGCAGAATCGGACGTCCGCTCCAAGATGTAAACACAGCCATTGAAAATGTTGGAAACTTAGAAATAAGTCGCTTAGAAAAAGGATTACCTACCCTGGCAACCGTAGCCGGTGGCGCCCCCATGATTGGCTTTCTGGGAACCGTTATAGGAATGATAAAAGCATTTTTTGATATGGCCAACGCAGGTAATAATATTGATGTTAGTCTGCTCTCATCAGGTATATATACTGCAATGGTAACAACAGTAACCGGACTGGTAGTGGGTATTATTGCATACTTTGCATATAACTTCCTGGTAGCCAGAGTGGAAAAAGTAGTCTTTAAACTCGAAGCCAGAACCATGGAGTTTATGGATCTATTAAACGAACCAGCGGCATAA
- the rho gene encoding transcription termination factor Rho, whose product MYDILELNKKLLTELKEIAKGLKIKRVDSFKKQDLIYKILDEQAIAASEKKQSEKPSEKKPVKRARTPKVQKATTTTKVEAETKPKPETKERKAVETPEAPSEKKMVKADKKPQDKKPQDKKPAEKVVEEVKKEQKAPAQAQKHEEAREKTKDSPENRRQHRQNNEDGGRRRPHDNRDQRGGKDNNGYRRQDKQDKSFDFDGIISASGVLEIMQDGYGFLRSSDYNYLNSPDDIYVSQSQIKLFGLKTGDTVLGTIRPPKEGEKYFPLIKVEQINGRSPQIVRDRVPFDHLTPIFPDEKFKLTGNGKESLSTRIVDMFAPIGKGQRGLIVAQPKTGKTVLLKEVANAIAANHPEVFMIILLVDERPEEVTDMARSVNAEVISSTFDEPAERHVKVANIVLEKAKRMVECGHDVVVLLDSITRLARAYNTVSPASGKVLSGGVDANALHKPKRFFGAARNIEGGGSLTILATALTETGSKMDEVIFEEFKGTGNMELQLDRKLSNKRIYPAVDVTLSSTRREDLLIEKENMNRLWILRNYLSDMTPIEAMNFLQDRLRKTRNNEEFLISMNDG is encoded by the coding sequence ATGTACGATATTCTTGAATTGAATAAAAAGCTCCTTACTGAATTGAAGGAAATTGCCAAGGGGCTAAAAATTAAACGCGTGGATTCTTTTAAAAAGCAAGACTTAATCTATAAGATTCTTGATGAGCAGGCTATTGCAGCCTCAGAAAAGAAACAAAGCGAAAAACCTTCAGAAAAAAAACCTGTAAAGAGAGCACGTACTCCAAAGGTTCAAAAAGCAACAACTACTACTAAGGTAGAGGCAGAAACTAAACCAAAACCAGAAACAAAGGAACGAAAGGCTGTTGAAACACCTGAAGCTCCTTCGGAGAAAAAAATGGTCAAGGCGGATAAAAAACCGCAGGATAAAAAGCCGCAGGATAAAAAACCAGCAGAAAAAGTAGTTGAAGAAGTTAAGAAAGAGCAGAAGGCTCCTGCCCAAGCTCAAAAACATGAGGAAGCACGAGAAAAGACCAAGGACAGTCCTGAAAACCGTCGCCAACATCGCCAAAACAATGAAGATGGAGGTCGTCGTCGTCCTCATGACAACCGCGATCAAAGAGGTGGAAAAGACAACAACGGTTACCGTCGTCAGGATAAACAAGATAAATCATTCGATTTTGATGGTATTATCTCAGCATCCGGTGTATTGGAAATCATGCAAGATGGGTATGGATTTTTAAGATCATCTGACTACAATTACCTTAACTCTCCCGACGATATTTATGTGTCTCAATCACAAATTAAATTATTTGGGTTGAAAACCGGGGATACAGTTCTAGGAACCATTCGTCCTCCCAAAGAAGGTGAAAAATATTTCCCACTGATCAAAGTAGAACAAATCAACGGTAGGTCTCCACAGATCGTTCGTGACCGTGTTCCTTTTGATCACCTGACCCCCATCTTCCCTGACGAGAAATTCAAGTTAACAGGAAATGGTAAGGAAAGCTTATCTACACGTATTGTAGATATGTTTGCTCCTATTGGTAAAGGACAACGTGGTTTAATTGTAGCCCAGCCTAAAACGGGTAAAACTGTATTATTAAAAGAGGTTGCCAACGCAATTGCGGCTAACCACCCTGAAGTTTTCATGATCATCCTTTTGGTGGACGAACGTCCTGAAGAGGTAACAGACATGGCACGTAGTGTAAACGCAGAGGTTATTTCGTCTACATTTGACGAACCCGCAGAGCGTCACGTTAAAGTAGCCAATATAGTATTGGAAAAAGCCAAAAGAATGGTTGAATGTGGACATGACGTGGTTGTACTATTAGATTCTATCACCCGTCTAGCACGTGCATACAATACGGTATCTCCAGCTTCTGGTAAAGTTCTTTCAGGCGGTGTGGATGCCAATGCTCTTCATAAACCCAAACGTTTCTTTGGAGCAGCACGTAACATTGAAGGTGGAGGTTCTTTAACTATTTTGGCAACCGCCTTAACAGAAACAGGCTCAAAAATGGACGAAGTAATCTTTGAAGAATTTAAAGGTACCGGTAACATGGAGCTCCAACTGGATAGAAAATTATCTAACAAACGTATTTATCCAGCTGTGGACGTAACATTATCCAGCACACGTCGCGAAGACTTGCTGATTGAAAAAGAAAATATGAACCGTCTGTGGATTTTACGTAATTATCTATCGGATATGACGCCTATCGAGGCAATGAATTTCCTTCAGGATAGGTTAAGAAAAACCAGAAATAACGAAGAGTTCTTGATTTCTATGAATGATGGTTAA
- a CDS encoding sigma-70 family RNA polymerase sigma factor: MRQLKITKQVTNRETPSLDKYLHEIGKVKLISAEEEVKLAKKIKQGDQSALEKLINSNLRFVVSVSKQYQNQGLSLPDLINEGNLGLIKAAQRFDETRGFKFISYAVWWIRQSILQALAEQARIVRLPLNKIGSMNKVNNTFSRLEQEYQREPTSEEIAQVLNLAPKEVKESLKAMSKHISMDAPLRKDEDNNMYDTLLSTDSVSPDNQLLSDSLRREIDRSLSTLSAREADIIRLYYGLNGEPPYSLEEIGNLFNLTRERVRQIKEKAIKRLKHTYRSKILRSYLG, from the coding sequence ATGCGACAACTTAAGATAACGAAACAGGTTACAAACAGAGAGACTCCTTCATTGGATAAGTACCTTCATGAGATAGGTAAGGTTAAATTAATAAGTGCTGAAGAAGAAGTCAAGCTGGCCAAAAAAATTAAACAGGGCGATCAATCTGCATTGGAGAAACTCATTAATTCAAACCTGCGATTTGTAGTTTCTGTTTCTAAACAATATCAAAACCAAGGTTTAAGTTTGCCGGATTTAATTAACGAGGGTAACCTGGGGTTGATAAAAGCAGCTCAGCGCTTTGATGAGACCCGTGGGTTTAAGTTTATTTCGTATGCCGTTTGGTGGATTCGTCAATCTATTCTGCAGGCATTGGCAGAGCAGGCTCGGATTGTTAGATTACCCTTGAATAAAATTGGTTCGATGAATAAGGTGAACAACACCTTTTCGAGGCTGGAGCAGGAGTATCAGCGAGAACCCACCTCTGAGGAGATCGCACAGGTGCTCAATCTGGCACCTAAAGAGGTGAAAGAGTCATTGAAGGCTATGAGCAAGCATATATCGATGGATGCACCCTTACGTAAGGATGAGGACAATAATATGTATGATACCTTGCTGTCTACAGATTCTGTGAGTCCGGATAATCAACTCTTATCAGATTCTTTACGGAGAGAGATAGATCGTTCGCTTTCAACTTTATCGGCTCGGGAGGCGGATATTATCAGGTTGTATTATGGACTGAATGGGGAGCCTCCATATTCGTTGGAGGAGATTGGAAATTTGTTTAATCTTACCCGAGAAAGAGTGCGACAAATAAAAGAAAAGGCCATAAAGCGATTGAAGCACACGTACCGGAGTAAAATACTGAGATCTTATTTGGGATAA
- the rpe gene encoding ribulose-phosphate 3-epimerase: MKHLIAPSLLAADFSKMESQIEIINRSEADWLHLDIMDGVFVPNISFGLPVIKSLRPHIDKPFDVHLMIVDPDRYIRDFKLAGADLLNVHYEACTHLYRTIDAIKKEGMQVGVTLNPHTPVFLLEEIITEVDLVLLMSVNPGFGGQKFIENTFKKLTDLKRLIEKKGSRALIEVDGGVTVANAQRLINAGADVLVAGSAVFNAPDPIQAVKELKHFLPEPPLSDLR, translated from the coding sequence ATGAAGCACTTAATAGCCCCATCTTTATTGGCTGCCGATTTCAGCAAGATGGAATCGCAAATAGAAATTATTAATAGAAGTGAGGCAGATTGGCTTCATTTGGATATTATGGACGGTGTGTTTGTTCCTAATATATCCTTTGGTTTACCTGTGATTAAATCTTTACGTCCGCATATTGATAAACCTTTTGATGTGCATTTAATGATTGTGGATCCGGATAGGTATATTCGTGACTTTAAACTAGCAGGTGCTGATTTGTTGAATGTTCACTACGAGGCTTGTACGCATTTGTATCGTACCATTGATGCCATTAAAAAAGAAGGTATGCAAGTGGGAGTAACACTTAATCCCCATACGCCAGTTTTTCTATTGGAAGAAATTATCACAGAGGTCGATTTGGTGTTGTTGATGTCTGTTAATCCCGGGTTTGGTGGTCAAAAGTTTATTGAGAATACCTTTAAAAAACTGACGGATCTAAAAAGGCTTATTGAGAAAAAAGGAAGTAGAGCCCTTATTGAGGTTGATGGTGGGGTTACCGTGGCCAATGCCCAGCGCTTAATCAATGCTGGAGCTGATGTTTTGGTGGCTGGAAGTGCTGTTTTTAATGCGCCTGACCCCATTCAAGCGGTGAAGGAATTAAAGCATTTTTTACCGGAGCCGCCTTTGTCTGACCTAAGGTAA
- a CDS encoding GNAT family N-acetyltransferase, translating to MIFKVFNEAFVGLFGTFKLPDRLVKFYIDKFFPAVNPRYVKVMLDKDEQLAGFLVALPSLSKALQKAEGKLWPLGWWYIKQALAKPKEMDLMLTGVKPELQKMGGVSLLMNDLWETANADGIKFVETTGMLEDNHVAIQMWKSFEHIQHKRKRCYKKIF from the coding sequence ATGATATTTAAGGTTTTTAATGAGGCTTTTGTCGGTTTATTCGGGACATTCAAATTGCCTGATAGATTGGTTAAATTTTATATCGATAAATTTTTTCCGGCAGTAAACCCCCGTTACGTAAAGGTAATGCTCGACAAAGATGAACAATTGGCCGGATTCCTTGTGGCACTACCTTCCTTGTCTAAAGCACTGCAGAAAGCAGAAGGGAAATTATGGCCCTTGGGATGGTGGTATATAAAACAAGCCTTGGCCAAGCCCAAAGAAATGGATTTGATGTTAACAGGAGTAAAACCTGAATTGCAAAAGATGGGAGGCGTTTCTTTATTGATGAATGATCTGTGGGAAACCGCCAATGCTGACGGAATTAAATTTGTAGAAACGACAGGTATGCTGGAAGATAACCATGTGGCTATTCAAATGTGGAAATCATTTGAACATATCCAACATAAGCGTAAACGCTGTTATAAAAAGATTTTTTAA
- a CDS encoding translocation/assembly module TamB domain-containing protein: MSPILLYFVVLIPSVQNSIGNILTTRLSNDLGAEVSIGNVRFYPIKKLVLNEVLIKDSQQDSLLYLDQLVAPIDSIVFANKRVYLGAISIHQLNTSITTDSISNNYSFILDSLRSRQGKQSNWKYAIKGIQLKNSAISFVRQNAPTPKSKFNTNHVKVSSLDLYVDKIKMEEDHFSFRIKNFSAHEQSGLVIKEANGTFDIKPSGLHLSNFVLIAKQSFINLKKFSITFDTTYQTQDLFAKSPIELEVNSFSADYRDLEIFFPNFPKLREKINLKGNLNGTLADLKGQNITIKAGNHTQLETNFDITGLPNTKEAYLFLNVKKLTTNVDDISKLFSLSANPQSIKLPESFKQMGEIQYSGKFSGFTDNLVAYGKFNTSLGTINTDIGLKITDDDKLVYSGFINTESFNIGKILNSENNLNKVTMDVSLQGYRAGKNKFNSFIKGTIDSIDIKGYKYEKIELNGLISNRKFDGKIKLNDPNAQLLFNGKVDFSGKIPQFNFGATLSNVRLDKLNIAPNLFNSKIDFKLDSKLSGQNINTLSGDILLHSGKIFVDNMEHVIDSLIIVSKQDQLSKRISVFSELFDAELSGRYNISSIPDVLHQILAQYLPSAFAVPEAIKYSDQFNFFLKTKEFSSLLQALTQKVKISDGSQIVANVDGESNQLHMTADFGEIKYNSIIGQNLSFHLETANNKLNSQLSSELFGIENLLPLHNLSTAQYINNDSIQLQINWDDKAEKASKGNIHTQTRINKSKEGQLFTLIELLPSTITVKDSVWQIQESQINISPNSLRVNTFRVHHLNQEININGSVHKDKEGTLVTFIQNMDLNNLSSIFNIEKINLEGTLNGWIRLKNNFTQPIITSSLSLNGFRINQEDIGHLTVESNWNNMQKAVIVSTQIKKDRLTSLNGMGYFKPSSKDFSFNFALDSLPISFLDLYISKVIQDLKGTASGNIKLLKTDFGLGLEGGVQVNKAKFNVDLLKCSFNLEDSVLFTPERIHFKNMTVTDPKGKKGKFNGTIDHRNFRDMDFDLYVHANNMLLLNTKSNDNPLYYGTVYATGDMAITGSTYDLTLDLNAKTQKNTKLYIPISDDEESLDNNFIRFITPNKTDLVISTQEEKDEEYKVDLSNFALNMGIEVTPDAQVQVIFDPSVGNILKSWGKGNLQIQINKEGEVSFLGEYKAEKGDYLFSLENIVNKRFDINKGGSVIWEGDPYNAIIDITATYKLKTSLQPLTSVSSAYSEENDVSTRVPINCELILSERLSQPKINFNISAPTLEQSTQNIIQEAISTNEELNRQVLSLLVLNKFYTPSYNTSNYSGSVVNSASPANTYTYELLSGQLSNLVSQMIDDVDVGISYRPEDEISSEQIEVALSTQIFNDRVTLNGNVEYGKYDKLSTINPNSSNIVGDFDLDVKLNKSGSLRAKAYTHSNDDFSFDNSPTTQGVGLSYQEEFDTVGELIRKYWNWFRPRRKEKENQRKNQQNTVKEE, from the coding sequence ATGTCCCCGATATTATTATATTTCGTGGTACTGATTCCCAGCGTCCAAAACTCCATAGGTAATATACTGACCACAAGGCTATCTAATGATCTGGGAGCCGAGGTATCCATCGGCAATGTTCGTTTTTACCCCATAAAAAAACTTGTTTTAAATGAAGTATTGATCAAAGACAGTCAACAAGACTCATTACTATACCTGGATCAACTGGTTGCTCCAATTGATAGTATTGTATTCGCTAACAAGCGGGTTTACTTAGGAGCTATCTCCATCCATCAACTTAACACAAGCATCACCACTGATTCTATCAGTAACAATTATTCATTTATTTTAGACTCACTTCGCAGCAGACAGGGCAAGCAAAGCAACTGGAAATACGCCATAAAAGGCATCCAACTAAAAAACAGCGCTATTTCCTTTGTACGGCAAAACGCTCCCACACCCAAGTCTAAATTCAATACAAACCACGTAAAGGTATCGTCTTTGGACTTATATGTGGATAAGATAAAGATGGAAGAGGATCATTTTTCATTTCGCATCAAGAATTTCTCGGCACATGAACAGTCCGGACTCGTTATCAAAGAAGCCAATGGCACCTTTGACATAAAACCCTCTGGTTTACATCTTTCTAATTTTGTTCTAATCGCCAAACAGTCCTTCATAAATCTAAAAAAATTCAGCATTACATTTGACACCACGTATCAAACACAAGACCTGTTTGCAAAATCACCCATAGAACTAGAAGTCAACTCTTTCTCGGCAGACTACAGGGATCTTGAAATTTTCTTCCCAAACTTTCCAAAACTACGAGAAAAAATTAATCTCAAAGGTAATTTAAATGGCACCCTTGCTGACTTAAAAGGACAAAACATTACCATAAAAGCCGGCAATCATACACAGTTAGAAACCAATTTCGACATTACTGGTTTACCCAATACCAAAGAGGCTTACCTGTTTTTAAATGTAAAAAAGTTAACAACCAATGTGGATGATATCTCCAAGTTATTTTCACTCAGCGCCAACCCTCAAAGCATCAAACTACCCGAATCCTTTAAACAAATGGGTGAAATCCAATACAGTGGAAAATTTTCCGGCTTTACCGATAACCTGGTTGCCTACGGAAAATTCAATACCTCTTTAGGCACTATCAACACAGATATTGGATTAAAAATAACCGATGACGACAAACTGGTTTATTCTGGTTTTATTAATACCGAGAGTTTTAATATTGGCAAAATCTTAAACTCAGAAAACAACCTGAACAAGGTCACAATGGACGTGTCTTTGCAAGGATACAGGGCCGGAAAAAACAAATTTAATTCATTTATTAAAGGCACCATTGACTCCATAGATATCAAAGGGTATAAATACGAAAAAATAGAACTCAATGGACTCATATCCAATCGTAAGTTCGACGGAAAAATAAAACTCAATGATCCCAACGCACAACTTTTGTTTAATGGCAAGGTTGATTTCAGCGGTAAAATACCCCAATTTAATTTTGGAGCTACCTTAAGCAATGTGAGGTTAGACAAATTAAACATTGCCCCAAATCTATTCAACAGCAAAATAGATTTCAAGCTTGACTCCAAATTAAGCGGGCAAAATATCAACACCCTCTCCGGCGACATATTACTCCACAGTGGAAAAATTTTTGTGGACAATATGGAACATGTGATTGATTCATTGATCATTGTTTCAAAACAAGATCAGTTATCCAAAAGAATATCCGTCTTTTCAGAGCTATTTGACGCCGAGCTTTCCGGTCGCTATAATATTAGCTCCATTCCGGATGTACTCCATCAAATTTTAGCACAGTATTTACCCTCGGCATTTGCGGTTCCGGAGGCGATTAAATATTCTGATCAATTTAATTTCTTTCTAAAGACCAAAGAATTTTCGTCTCTATTACAAGCCCTCACACAAAAGGTAAAGATTTCAGATGGCAGCCAAATCGTCGCCAACGTGGATGGAGAGAGCAATCAACTCCATATGACCGCTGATTTTGGTGAAATTAAATACAACTCCATCATAGGCCAAAATTTATCTTTTCATTTAGAAACGGCCAACAACAAGCTAAACTCGCAACTATCCAGCGAATTATTTGGCATCGAAAACCTACTGCCGCTGCACAACCTGAGTACTGCTCAATATATTAATAATGATTCTATTCAACTTCAAATAAACTGGGACGATAAAGCAGAAAAAGCGAGCAAAGGAAATATCCATACCCAAACACGAATAAACAAAAGCAAAGAAGGACAGCTATTCACACTCATTGAATTACTTCCTTCAACCATTACTGTAAAAGATTCGGTATGGCAAATACAAGAATCCCAAATAAACATTAGCCCCAACAGTTTAAGAGTAAATACCTTTCGGGTTCACCATCTCAATCAAGAAATTAATATCAATGGCTCTGTTCATAAAGACAAAGAGGGTACACTGGTAACTTTCATCCAAAATATGGATCTAAATAACCTAAGCTCCATATTCAACATTGAAAAAATTAATCTGGAAGGAACATTAAATGGCTGGATACGCTTAAAGAATAATTTTACACAACCGATCATAACCAGTAGTTTATCACTCAATGGTTTTCGAATAAACCAAGAAGACATTGGCCATCTTACAGTGGAATCCAATTGGAACAACATGCAAAAAGCAGTGATAGTAAGTACCCAAATAAAAAAAGATCGTCTAACATCACTTAACGGAATGGGTTATTTCAAACCTTCTTCCAAAGATTTCAGCTTTAACTTCGCTTTGGACAGTCTTCCCATCAGCTTTCTGGATCTGTACATAAGCAAGGTTATTCAGGACCTTAAAGGTACCGCATCGGGAAATATAAAGTTATTAAAAACAGACTTTGGATTAGGATTGGAAGGTGGTGTTCAAGTAAATAAGGCTAAATTCAATGTTGATTTACTTAAGTGTTCCTTTAACCTGGAAGACTCGGTATTATTTACACCAGAAAGAATTCACTTTAAAAACATGACCGTTACAGACCCCAAAGGCAAAAAAGGAAAATTTAACGGTACCATCGATCACCGCAACTTCCGTGATATGGATTTTGATTTATATGTACATGCAAACAATATGCTATTACTCAACACCAAGAGTAATGACAACCCCTTGTATTATGGTACTGTTTATGCCACTGGAGATATGGCCATCACTGGTTCCACCTATGATTTAACACTTGACTTAAACGCAAAAACGCAAAAAAACACAAAGCTATACATACCTATTTCCGACGATGAGGAATCACTGGACAATAATTTTATTCGCTTCATCACGCCCAATAAAACCGATTTGGTGATTTCTACTCAAGAAGAAAAAGATGAGGAATACAAAGTTGACTTGTCTAACTTCGCCTTAAATATGGGCATTGAAGTTACTCCGGATGCGCAAGTTCAGGTAATCTTTGACCCCTCAGTGGGAAACATACTAAAAAGCTGGGGCAAAGGAAACCTGCAAATACAGATCAACAAAGAAGGAGAAGTAAGTTTCTTAGGAGAATACAAGGCTGAAAAGGGAGATTATCTATTCTCTTTAGAAAACATTGTAAACAAAAGGTTCGATATAAACAAAGGAGGATCGGTTATTTGGGAAGGTGACCCATACAATGCTATTATAGATATAACCGCCACCTACAAGTTAAAAACCTCACTTCAACCTCTCACCAGCGTTTCCAGTGCTTATAGCGAAGAAAACGATGTTTCAACCAGGGTGCCCATTAACTGCGAACTTATATTGAGCGAGCGTCTATCTCAGCCAAAAATTAATTTCAACATAAGTGCACCAACACTGGAACAAAGCACACAAAATATCATACAAGAAGCCATTAGTACAAACGAAGAACTCAATAGACAAGTCCTTTCGCTATTGGTTCTCAATAAATTCTATACCCCAAGTTACAATACTTCCAATTACAGCGGAAGTGTAGTCAATAGCGCCAGTCCGGCTAACACATACACCTACGAACTATTATCCGGTCAACTGAGCAATCTGGTTTCGCAAATGATCGATGACGTAGACGTGGGCATTAGTTACCGTCCTGAAGATGAAATATCTAGTGAGCAGATAGAAGTAGCACTATCAACCCAGATTTTTAATGACCGGGTTACCCTGAACGGAAATGTTGAATATGGAAAATACGACAAGCTAAGTACCATCAATCCCAACTCAAGCAATATAGTAGGTGATTTTGATTTAGATGTAAAACTAAACAAATCAGGCAGTCTACGTGCAAAGGCCTATACACATAGCAATGATGATTTTAGTTTTGACAACTCCCCTACCACCCAGGGAGTAGGCCTATCCTACCAAGAAGAATTCGATACCGTTGGTGAACTTATCCGCAAATACTGGAACTGGTTTAGACCCCGACGAAAGGAAAAGGAAAACCAAAGAAAGAATCAACAAAACACGGTAAAAGAAGAGTAA
- the tsaD gene encoding tRNA (adenosine(37)-N6)-threonylcarbamoyltransferase complex transferase subunit TsaD → MSVYILGIESSCDDTSAAVFKDETILSNRVANQDVHKDFGGVVPELASRAHQQNIIPVVDKALKESGVKACDIAAVAFTRGPGLMGSLLVGTSFAKGFALAHDIPLVDVNHLHAHVLAHFIKEPDQDNKHPEFPFLCLLVSGGNSQIVLVKDYMNMEVIGQTIDDAAGEAFDKCAKVMGLPYPGGPWVDKLAKEGDPHAFQFAKPKIKNYDYSFSGLKTSFLYFLRDRIKEDPNFIEAHKKDLCASLQHTIVEILLNKLEKAADDLNISQVALAGGVSANSGLRIGLEKLAVRKNWITFIPKFAYTTDNAAMVAISGYYKYRAGDFVNHDAAPFSRVVF, encoded by the coding sequence ATGAGTGTATATATTTTAGGAATAGAATCGTCATGTGATGATACTTCTGCGGCTGTGTTTAAAGACGAAACCATATTGTCGAATAGGGTGGCAAATCAGGATGTGCACAAGGATTTTGGGGGAGTGGTTCCTGAGTTGGCTTCGCGGGCACATCAGCAAAATATAATTCCAGTTGTAGATAAAGCATTAAAGGAATCGGGCGTGAAGGCCTGTGATATTGCGGCTGTGGCCTTTACCAGAGGTCCTGGTCTCATGGGGTCGCTTTTGGTGGGTACTTCCTTTGCCAAGGGCTTTGCCTTGGCGCACGATATTCCTCTGGTGGATGTGAATCACCTTCACGCCCATGTGCTGGCACATTTTATTAAAGAACCGGATCAGGATAATAAACATCCGGAGTTTCCATTCTTGTGTTTGTTAGTGTCAGGTGGTAATAGCCAGATTGTATTGGTGAAAGATTATATGAATATGGAAGTGATCGGACAAACCATCGACGATGCAGCCGGGGAAGCATTTGATAAATGTGCCAAGGTGATGGGTCTTCCATACCCGGGAGGACCATGGGTTGATAAGCTGGCAAAAGAAGGAGATCCCCATGCCTTTCAATTTGCGAAACCAAAGATAAAGAATTATGATTATAGTTTTAGTGGGTTGAAAACCTCATTTTTGTATTTTTTGAGAGACCGCATTAAAGAAGATCCAAATTTTATAGAGGCGCATAAAAAAGACCTGTGTGCATCCTTGCAACATACGATAGTGGAAATACTTTTGAATAAATTGGAGAAGGCGGCTGATGATTTGAATATAAGCCAAGTCGCCCTGGCAGGGGGTGTTTCTGCTAACTCAGGATTGCGCATTGGTCTTGAAAAATTGGCCGTTCGTAAAAACTGGATAACTTTTATACCTAAATTTGCGTACACCACAGACAATGCGGCAATGGTAGCCATATCAGGATATTATAAGTATCGAGCAGGGGATTTTGTGAATCATGATGCAGCTCCCTTTTCAAGAGTGGTGTTTTAG